In a genomic window of Gossypium arboreum isolate Shixiya-1 chromosome 7, ASM2569848v2, whole genome shotgun sequence:
- the LOC108471993 gene encoding pentatricopeptide repeat-containing protein At4g39530-like, with protein sequence MLISLQTLHFTPNNKTNKAWNSIIKHQTKLKNDHAILSTFTHMQSLGLTPDKATLPLVLKACGKLNAIETGKRIHSSIRDTNLIEDVRVGTALIDFYSKCGFLEDARKVFDEMSERDLVSWNAMISGYAGCEEFEEVVFLVMTMQREGFRPNSRTLVAMILVCDKVAEVRLGKAIHGYCLRNGLFDLDAHVGTALIGFYLSFFDVRASHLVFDLMAIRNTVCWNAMIMGYFNVGESSKALRLFEQMLMDGIEFDSVTVLALIQASAEFGSLELGDQIHQMAIKCSYSNDLFIVNALVNMYAEIGCLKSACKLFDGIPTRDVALWNSMISAYIEYSYHGEAISLFIKMRTEGNKEDERTTVLMLSLCAESADALRKGRSLHAHACKTGMGMDINIGNAILNTYAEQNCMDSVRKAFGQMSNVDVISYNTLILVLARNNLGIEAWETFGIMRESDVKPNSYTIISILAACKDETCLNIGRSLHGFVIKQGIEVNAPLNTALTDMYINCGDETTAMNLFESSHGRDLISWNALISTYVKNNQAHEAFLVFSRMVSEVEPNPVTIINILSSCTHLAHLPQGRCLHAYMIRRKSSLGHNLSLQNAFITMYARCGSMRNAEKIFETLTRRNIISWNAIIMGYGMHGHGYDAILAFSQMLEDGFQPNEVTFISILSACSHSGMIEEGLQLFDSMVHDFNITPQLAHYGCVVDLLGRAGRLDKAREFIESMPIKPDASIWRSLLSAYRDHCYTKDAKAIFEKVVELDPMNPGNYVLLCNVYAAAGLWPEVREMRRHLRAKGLRKPPGISWIVVRSQIHSFAAGDRSHPMADKIYANLNSLLQSIKEIGYVPDLRWILHNDEYI encoded by the coding sequence ATGCTGATAAGCCTCCAAACCCTCCATTTTACTCCCAACAATAAAACCAACAAGGCTTGGAATTCAATAATCAAACACCAAACCAAGCTCAAAAATGACCATGCAATTCTCTCTACATTTACCCATATGCAATCTCTGGGTTTAACACCCGATAAGGCCACTTTGCCTTTGGTTTTAAAGGCCTGCGGGAAGCTCAATGCCATTGAAACTGGCAAGAGAATACACTCGAGTATTCGAGACACTAACTTGATCGAGGATGTTCGAGTTGGGACTGCCCTTATTGACTTTTATAGTAAGTGTGGTTTCCTTGAAGACGCGCGTAAGGTGTTCGATGAAATGAGTGAGAGGGATTTGGTCTCATGGAACGCAATGATATCAGGATATGCGGGGTGTGAGGAATTTGAGGAGGTGGTTTTTTTGGTGATGACGATGCAAAGAGAGGGTTTTAGGCCGAATTCTCGTACATTGGTAGCGATGATTTTAGTCTGTGACAAGGTTGCGGAAGTGAGGTTAGGAAAGGCGATTCATGGTTATTGTTTGAGGAATGGGTTGTTTGATTTGGATGCTCATGTTGGTACTGCTTTGATTGGCTTTTACCTGAGTTTTTTTGATGTGAGGGCTTCTCATCTTGTGTTTGATTTGATGGCCATTCGGAATACAGTTTGCTGGAATGCTATGATTATGGGGTATTTTAATGTTGGAGAATCCTCTAAAGCTTTGAGACTTTTTGAACAAATGCTCATGGATGGAATCGAATTTGATTCTGTTACAGTGTTGGCTCTCATTCAAGCCTCTGCAGAATTTGGATCTCTTGAATTAGgtgatcaaattcatcaaatggctaTTAAGTGCAGTTATAGCAATGACCTGTTCATAGTAAATGCATTGGTTAACATGTATGCAGAGATTGGATGTTTGAAGTCAGCATGTAAACTATTTGATGGTATTCCCACACGTGATGTTGCTCTTTGGAATTCTATGATATCTGCATATATTGAATACAGCTATCATGGCGAAGCCATTAGCTTGTTTATTAAAATGCGAACTGAAGGCAACAAGGAGGATGAGAGAACTACTGTTCTTATGCTTTCTTTATGTGCTGAGTCAGCTGATGCTTTAAGAAAAGGTAGAAGCTTACATGCACATGCATGCAAGACTGGGATGGGGATGGATATTAATATTGGGAATGCAATTTTAAATACGTATGCTGAACAAAATTGTATGGATTCTGTCAGAAAGGCTTTTGGTCAGATGAGTAATGTAGATGTAATCTCGTATAACACATTGATCCTAGTTCTGGCTCGGAACAATTTGGGTATTGAGGCATGGGAAACCTTTGGTATAATGCGAGAATCTGATGTTAAACCTAACTCTTATACAATTATTTCAATCCTTGCTGCATGCAAAGATGAAACTTGTCTGAATATTGGGAGGTCACTTCATGGTTTTGTTATAAAGCAAGGGATAGAGGTGAATGCACCCTTGAACACCGCATTAACAGATATGTATATTAACTGCGGTGATGAAACTACAGCTATGAATCTTTTCGAGAGTTCACACGGTAGAGATTTGATCTCATGGAATGCTTTGATTTCCACCTATGTTAAAAATAACCAAGCTCATGAAGCTTTTTTAGTATTTAGCCGCATGGTTTCTGAAGTGGAGCCCAATCCAGTTACAATAATAAATATCCTCTCGTCATGCACCCATCTTGCTCATTTGCCTCAGGGTCGTTGTTTGCATGCTTACATGATACGGAGAAAATCCTCTTTAGGTCACAATTTGTCTCTTCAAAATGCTTTTATAACAATGTATGCAAGGTGTGGAAGCATGAGAAATGCTGAAAAAATCTTTGAAACCTTAACAAGGAGAAATATTATCTCGTGGAATGCTATCATAATGGGTTACGGAATGCACGGTCATGGTTATGATGCTATTCTTGCCTTCTCGCAAATGCTAGAGGATGGTTTCCAACCAAATGAAGTAACTTTCATATCTATTTTATCAGCTTGCAGCCATTCTGGTATGATAGAGGAAGGACTGCAGCTTTTTGATTCAATGGTTCATGATTTTAACATCACCCCTCAGCTTGCTCACTATGGATGTGTAGTTGATTTGCTTGGTCGTGCAGGCAGGTTAGACAAGGCTAGAGAGTTCATTGAATCAATGCCCATCAAACCAGATGCTTCAATCTGGAGATCTCTGCTTAGTGCTTATAGAGATCATTGTTACACTAAAGATGCCAAGGCCATTTTTGAAAAAGTTGTTGAATTGGATCCAATGAACCCGGGAAATTATGTCTTGCTTTGTAACGTATATGCTGCTGCAGGTCTTTGGCCAGAGGTCAGAGAAATGAGAAGACATCTCAGAGCTAAGGGCTTAAGAAAGCCTCCTGGAATCAGTTGGATCGTTGTTAGAAGCCAGATTCACTCTTTTGCTGCTGGAGATAGATCACACCCAATGGCAGACAAAATCTATGCAAATTTGAATTCCTTGTTGCAGTCAATTAAGGAAATAGGATATGTTCCTGATCTTCGTTGGATATTGCACAATGATGAGTACATCTAA
- the LOC108483435 gene encoding LOW QUALITY PROTEIN: zinc finger CCCH domain-containing protein 56-like (The sequence of the model RefSeq protein was modified relative to this genomic sequence to represent the inferred CDS: substituted 1 base at 1 genomic stop codon), which translates to MECLTGAVGNNCSFSVLLEFAADNDVEGFQRYMIASDVSLVGEVGLWYGCRKSSKQMVVEQRTPLMIAARYGSVDVVKLILSLSEVDVNLSCGPDKRTALHCAASGGSIGAVEVVKLLLLAAADPCVTDAYGCRPSNVIVAPWNMPQIKVALEELLNNHDPVCLEKLHDSGSSDVKITAVTCKTTDNIVSSAQEKEYPVDPSFPDINSSIYSTDEFRMFSFKIRPCSRAYSHDWTECPFVHPGENARRRDPRKFHYSCAPCPDFRKGSCKQGDLCEYAHGVFESWLHPAQYRTRICKDGTTCQRRVCFFAHRPEELRPLYLSSGLGIQSPQSAASSVITMDKMGVLNLLSGSPSALTAISVSPFSPAMSPSANVISQAPTGWPQHVPTLHLSGSNLQGSRLRSSLNAKDMSAMELNMSRDFEVHQRRYLSNLSCFSQPHLGRKSSNLDGLFSTEVSSTRCPNQVTAMPILSPVLSDKLEQQQXVLSPIETNIFSPKNDHPLLQSAFDASLSERISTWNVEPLSPLNSLLSASTNLEKQQQSLHNLSTQELGYKLSNDLESKGVTGSLLNSWPKRETPNCKVDWPIQEDEFSQFHKSCSILHHGMEPAVSLVQSMVKESPSVPTTLATSSRTLPVEGSNSNFRGKLGDHEIFLALCKQLQLDKIMA; encoded by the coding sequence ATGGAATGTCTAACTGGAGCGGTAGGTAATAATTGTTCGTTCTCTGTTTTGCTTGAGTTTGCTGCTGATAATGATGTTGAGGGTTTTCAAAGATATATGATTGCAAGTGATGTTTCTTTGGTTGGTGAGGTTGGACTTTGGTATGGTTGCCGGAAGAGCTCCAAACAGATGGTCGTGGAGCAGAGAACTCCGTTAATGATTGCTGCTAGGTACGGTAGCGTCGATGTAGTGAAGTTAATTCTTTCCCTGTCAGAGGTAGATGTCAATCTCTCATGTGGCCCAGATAAGAGAACTGCTCTTCACTGTGCTGCTTCGGGCGGGTCTATTGGAGCTGTAGAGGTTGTCAAGTTGCTTTTACTTGCTGCTGCTGATCCTTGTGTCACTGATGCCTATGGCTGTCGCCCTTCTAATGTTATTGTTGCTCCTTGGAATATGCCCCAGATAAAAGTAGCCCTTGAAGAGCTCTTAAACAATCATGATCCTGTTTGTCTTGAGAAATTACATGATAGCGGTTCATCAGATGTAAAGATAACTGcagttacatgtaagaccactgATAATATTGTTTCTTCTGCTCAAGAGAAGGAGTACCCTGTTGATCCATCTTTTCCTGATATTAATAGCAGTATTTACAGCACTGATGAGTTTCGTATGTTCTCGTTTAAGATCCGGCCTTGTTCCCGAGCTTATTCCCATGATTGGACTGAGTGTCCTTTTGTGCACCCAGGTGAAAATGCTCGAAGAAGAGACCCAAGAAAGTTTCATTACAGTTGTGCACCATGTCCTGATTTTCGTAAAGGGAGCTGTAAGCAGGGAGATTTATGTGAATATGCTCATGGTGTTTTTGAATCCTGGCTGCACCCTGCCCAGTACAGAACTCGAATCTGCAAGGATGGCACAACGTGCCAACGTCGCGTCTGCTTCTTTGCCCATAGACCTGAGGAACTGCGACCACTTTATTTATCCTCTGGATTAGGCATTCAGTCTCCGCAATCTGCTGCCTCTTCTGTGATTACAATGGATAAGATGGGAGTTCTGAACCTTTTGTCTGGTTCTCCGTCAGCTTTGACAGCAATATCAGTGTCTCCATTTTCTCCAGCCATGTCACCCTCTGCTAATGTTATTTCTCAAGCACCAACGGGTTGGCCTCAACATGTTCCAACTTTGCATCTGTCCGGAAGCAATCTTCAAGGAAGCCGTTTGAGGTCCTCCCTCAATGCAAAAGACATGTCAGCCATGGAACTTAACATGTCACGGGATTTTGAAGTGCATCAGCGGCGCTATCTCAGTAATTTGTCCTGTTTTTCACAACCACACTTGGGGCGTAAGTCTTCAAATTTAGATGGGCTTTTTTCTACTGAGGTCTCTTCTACTCGATGTCCTAATCAAGTGACTGCTATGCCTATTTTATCTCCTGTGCTTTCAGATAAGCTAGAGCAACAACAATGAGTGTTATCTCCAATTGAAACAAACATCTTCTCTCCCAAGAATGATCACCCTCTCTTGCAGTCTGCATTTGACGCTTCCTTGTCAGAAAGAATTTCAACTTGGAATGTGGAGCCTTTATCCCCGTTGAACTCCCTATTATCTGCTTCTACTAACCTTGAGAAGCAGCAGCAATCACTTCACAACTTAAGCACACAGGAACTTGGATATAAGCTCTCAAACGATCTCGAATCAAAAGGTGTCACCGGTTCCCTTTTAAATTCTTGGCCAAAAAGGGAGACGCCCAATTGCAAAGTAGATTGGCCAATTCAAGAAGATGAATTTAGTCAGTTTCATAAATCATGTTCTATTTTGCATCATGGCATGGAACCTGCAGTTTCATTGGTTCAATCAATGGTGAAAGAATCTCCATCTGTTCCGACCACACTGGCAACCTCAAGCAGGACTCTTCCTGTTGAGGGTTCTAATTCTAACTTCCGTGGCAAACTCGGTGATCATGAAATATTTCTGGCATTGTGTAAACAGTTGCAGCTTGACAAGATTATGGCTTAG